From one uncultured Paludibacter sp. genomic stretch:
- the mutL gene encoding DNA mismatch repair protein MutL: MSDIIHLLPDSVANQIAAGEVIQRPASVVKELVENAIDAGAKNIQVIIKDGGNTLIQIIDDGIGMSETDARMAFERHATSKINDAADLFALHTFGFRGEALASIAAVAQVELRTRKEDNELGTFIEIAGTRVFRQESVLCDKGTNIAVKNLFFNVPARRRFLKSPSTEMMHIRNEFYRIVLVHPEVNFSFHENDVELMHLPVSNLKMRIEHVFDNISKRKLEQQLLPVQVETNLLSIRGFIGRPEFAQKAAHQYFFVNGRYMRHPYFHKAVMMAYNQLIKPDENPNYFIYFDIDTHNIDVNVHPSKTEIKFENEQPIWSILLASVKESLGKFQVAPALDFDNEDMPDIPVIDTKSTIRPPQTSFNPDYNPFGTPQPKKPMKDWEELYKDFSSNKSPEINKDSESGFIIQPSEETQKEIELTESSADLFQFKSKYILSSVKSGLMMIDQHRAHFRVLYDRFMIKLSSQKGTSQQILFPEILELGMEDVAVMERILPDLRWVGFDIEPFGKHTYSVNGIPAEIENGSALPVLQELIENVKEAELSVKESVQEKVAQFLARKIAIKSGQTLTAEEMNRLIIDLFSCENHQYTPDGKTIITVIQNEEVERKFR; encoded by the coding sequence GTGTCCGATATAATTCATTTATTACCCGATTCTGTTGCCAATCAAATTGCGGCTGGAGAAGTTATTCAGCGTCCGGCTTCTGTTGTAAAGGAGTTGGTGGAAAATGCCATTGATGCCGGCGCTAAAAATATTCAGGTAATAATAAAAGACGGCGGAAATACCCTGATACAAATAATTGACGATGGTATCGGGATGAGCGAAACCGATGCGCGTATGGCTTTTGAACGCCATGCAACTTCCAAAATCAATGATGCCGCTGATTTATTTGCTCTTCATACTTTTGGTTTTAGAGGAGAAGCGTTGGCTTCCATTGCAGCCGTAGCGCAAGTGGAACTGCGAACACGAAAGGAAGATAATGAACTGGGAACATTTATAGAAATTGCAGGAACGCGCGTTTTCAGACAAGAATCTGTTCTATGTGATAAGGGAACCAACATTGCCGTAAAAAATTTGTTTTTCAACGTTCCTGCCCGGAGACGCTTCTTAAAATCTCCTTCCACCGAAATGATGCATATCCGTAATGAATTTTACCGTATTGTGTTGGTGCATCCCGAAGTAAATTTCTCATTTCATGAAAACGATGTGGAATTGATGCATTTACCTGTAAGTAATTTGAAAATGCGTATTGAACACGTTTTTGATAATATTAGTAAGAGAAAATTAGAACAACAACTTCTTCCTGTTCAGGTTGAAACCAATCTTTTATCCATTAGAGGATTTATTGGTCGTCCTGAATTTGCACAAAAAGCAGCTCATCAATATTTCTTTGTGAACGGACGTTATATGCGTCATCCTTATTTTCACAAAGCGGTAATGATGGCTTATAATCAGCTAATAAAACCCGATGAAAATCCAAATTATTTTATTTATTTTGATATAGATACGCACAATATTGATGTGAATGTACATCCTTCAAAAACCGAAATAAAATTTGAAAATGAACAACCGATTTGGTCAATTTTATTAGCTTCGGTAAAAGAATCGCTGGGTAAGTTTCAAGTGGCTCCTGCGCTTGATTTTGATAATGAAGATATGCCGGATATTCCGGTGATAGACACAAAATCAACCATAAGACCTCCGCAGACATCTTTTAATCCCGATTACAATCCTTTTGGTACACCACAGCCGAAAAAACCAATGAAAGATTGGGAAGAACTCTACAAAGATTTTTCTTCAAATAAATCGCCGGAAATAAATAAAGACTCAGAATCAGGTTTTATTATTCAACCTTCCGAAGAAACGCAAAAAGAAATTGAATTAACCGAGAGTAGCGCTGATTTATTTCAATTTAAATCGAAATATATTCTTTCGTCGGTAAAATCCGGTTTGATGATGATTGATCAACACAGGGCACATTTTAGAGTTCTTTACGATAGATTTATGATAAAATTGAGTTCTCAAAAAGGAACATCGCAACAAATACTTTTTCCTGAAATATTGGAACTCGGAATGGAAGATGTAGCCGTGATGGAACGTATTTTGCCTGATTTACGCTGGGTGGGTTTTGATATTGAACCGTTTGGAAAACACACTTATTCTGTCAATGGAATTCCTGCCGAAATTGAAAACGGCTCGGCATTACCTGTTTTGCAAGAATTGATTGAAAATGTAAAAGAGGCGGAATTATCTGTAAAAGAATCTGTTCAAGAGAAAGTTGCCCAATTTCTGGCAAGGAAAATAGCAATAAAATCAGGACAAACATTAACGGCTGAAGAAATGAACCGTTTAATAATAGATTTATTCTCTTGTGAAAACCATCAATATACTCCCGATGGAAAAACAATCATTACCGTAATTCAAAACGAAGAAGTGGAACGAAAATTCAGATGA
- a CDS encoding Polysaccharide deacetylase produces MNKKLLYLVAVVGLSISCTNTIKNNEKIISEKKSAQVKATDDNNNLRKNTTAEIFTKPQIPVLCYHRIEDGRNDEYSVSPAAFEAQMKILADSGYHSVSPDQLYDYLTYNKELPAKSFMITFDDSRVEHSTIAAPVMEKYGFHGVFFIMTITYNKKNYMTKDQITALAKAGHTVGLHSWDHQMVTKYKTQEDWNKEIVEPKNELEKITGKKVEYFAYPYGINSHDAAVDLNKYFKLSFILSTKRDETEPLQMVRRMIVPSGWTPQNMLNAMHKTFAKNI; encoded by the coding sequence ATGAATAAAAAACTTTTATATCTTGTTGCTGTTGTAGGACTCAGTATAAGTTGCACCAATACAATAAAAAACAACGAAAAAATAATATCAGAAAAAAAATCTGCACAAGTAAAAGCAACCGATGATAATAATAATTTGAGAAAAAATACTACTGCTGAAATTTTTACAAAACCTCAAATTCCTGTACTTTGTTATCATCGTATTGAAGATGGCAGAAACGACGAATACTCGGTAAGTCCTGCTGCGTTTGAGGCGCAAATGAAAATATTGGCGGATAGTGGTTATCATTCGGTTTCACCCGACCAACTTTACGATTATTTGACGTATAATAAAGAGTTGCCGGCGAAATCTTTTATGATTACATTTGATGATTCACGTGTGGAACATTCCACTATTGCAGCTCCTGTGATGGAGAAATATGGTTTTCACGGAGTGTTTTTCATTATGACTATTACGTACAATAAGAAAAATTATATGACCAAAGACCAAATTACAGCATTGGCAAAAGCAGGTCATACTGTTGGTTTACACAGTTGGGATCATCAAATGGTAACAAAATATAAAACACAGGAAGATTGGAACAAGGAGATAGTTGAGCCTAAAAATGAATTGGAAAAAATCACGGGCAAAAAAGTGGAATATTTTGCTTATCCTTATGGGATTAACAGCCACGATGCAGCTGTAGATTTGAATAAATATTTCAAACTTTCCTTTATTCTTTCAACCAAACGTGATGAAACCGAGCCGCTTCAAATGGTACGTCGTATGATTGTTCCATCAGGTTGGACACCTCAAAATATGCTAAATGCAATGCATAAAACATTTGCAAAAAATATCTGA
- the infB gene encoding translation initiation factor IF-2 (Evidence 2a : Function from experimental evidences in other organisms; PubMedId : 1764105, 1805969; Product type f : factor) encodes MSIRLSKVIKDLNVGLSTAVDYLAKKGHKVPSDINFKITEEEYLLLAKEFNKDMALKLESERLSQERQFKEKGETIAIEGYEKKKPEKKDDFIKTEVDTDFRPHITEVGHIELEKPKPAEKPKAEEKATPKKEEEEKLVTTETKIAQPEEKEQPKTVDTPKQEEPKKEFIPEKKQEEKVQISGVDDKKEEKKIEFKPKPVEKPIVVKPEIDENEKNEEQEKVFRLGKPKINIKPVVVGAIDLDNLNQSTRPKSKTKEQKKKEREERNKAFAENKLKKGEGAKAGDKPSGTNEHENRSGKRKRIDKKRIDITKTETFDNSKKGGKKEHFKKPIKTVVDEEEVQKQIKETLARLSGAGKKSKGSKYRREKRENIRTNLQEQAEMERSESNVLKLTEFVTVSELATMMNVSVNQVIGTCMSIGMMVSINQRLDAETINIVADEFGFKTEYVSSDVVEALTDAGEDTEEDLKPRAPIVTVMGHVDHGKTSLLDYIRKTNVIAGEAGGITQHIGAYNVKLENGERITFLDTPGHEAFTAMRARGAKVTDIAIIIVAADDNVMPQTIEAINHASAANVPIIFAINKVDKPGANPEKIKETLASMNYLVEDWGGKYQSQDISAKQGTGVNELLEKVLLEAEMLDLKANPDRKAIGSIIESSLDKGRGYVATVLIENGTLRMGDIVLAGINWGKIKAMFNERNQRITEAKPGEPVIILGLNGAPQAGDNFNVVESEHEARDITNKREQLQREQSLRTKKHFTLDELGRRIALGDFKELNIIVKGDVDGSIEALSDSLLKLSTEHIQVNVIHKAVGAISDSDILLAAASNAIIVGFQVRPSATARKLAEKEEIDIRLYSIIYDAIEEIKAAMEGMLSPEIKEEITATIEVREVFKITKVGTVAGAIVREGKIKRTNKVRLIRDGIVVYTGDIDALKRFKEDVKEVGTNFECGISIKNYNDIKVGDIIEGFEEVEIKQTL; translated from the coding sequence ATGTCTATAAGATTAAGTAAAGTAATTAAAGATTTAAATGTAGGACTTTCTACTGCGGTTGATTATCTTGCAAAAAAAGGACACAAAGTTCCTTCAGATATTAATTTTAAAATTACCGAAGAAGAATATCTTTTGCTTGCAAAAGAATTCAACAAGGATATGGCATTAAAATTAGAATCGGAACGTTTGAGTCAGGAACGCCAATTCAAAGAAAAAGGAGAAACCATTGCTATTGAAGGTTACGAGAAAAAGAAACCGGAAAAGAAAGATGACTTTATCAAAACCGAAGTGGATACTGATTTTCGTCCACACATTACAGAAGTCGGACATATTGAATTAGAAAAGCCCAAACCTGCTGAAAAACCAAAAGCAGAAGAAAAGGCTACTCCTAAAAAAGAAGAAGAAGAAAAACTGGTAACTACTGAAACAAAAATTGCACAGCCGGAAGAAAAAGAACAACCGAAAACCGTCGATACTCCAAAACAAGAAGAACCTAAAAAAGAATTCATCCCGGAGAAAAAACAAGAAGAAAAAGTGCAAATATCCGGTGTAGATGATAAAAAAGAAGAAAAAAAGATAGAGTTCAAACCGAAACCGGTGGAGAAACCCATAGTTGTGAAACCGGAAATAGATGAGAATGAAAAGAATGAGGAACAAGAAAAAGTATTTCGTCTTGGAAAACCCAAAATAAACATCAAACCGGTAGTAGTAGGCGCTATCGATTTAGATAATTTGAATCAAAGTACTCGTCCTAAATCAAAAACCAAAGAACAGAAAAAGAAAGAACGCGAAGAAAGAAACAAAGCATTTGCCGAAAATAAATTAAAGAAAGGCGAAGGAGCAAAAGCAGGAGATAAGCCAAGCGGTACGAATGAACATGAAAACCGTAGCGGAAAGCGTAAACGTATTGATAAAAAACGCATCGATATAACAAAAACCGAAACTTTTGATAACAGTAAAAAAGGCGGTAAGAAAGAGCATTTCAAAAAACCGATAAAAACTGTTGTTGACGAAGAAGAAGTTCAAAAACAAATAAAAGAAACACTTGCACGCCTTTCAGGAGCCGGTAAAAAAAGTAAGGGGTCAAAATATCGTCGTGAGAAACGCGAAAATATCCGTACTAATTTGCAAGAGCAAGCCGAAATGGAACGTAGCGAAAGTAATGTTTTGAAACTTACAGAATTTGTTACTGTAAGCGAATTGGCAACAATGATGAATGTGTCCGTGAATCAAGTTATCGGAACATGTATGAGTATTGGTATGATGGTTTCTATCAATCAACGTTTGGATGCAGAAACAATCAATATTGTAGCTGACGAATTTGGTTTCAAAACAGAATATGTAAGCAGTGATGTAGTAGAAGCATTGACTGATGCGGGAGAAGACACCGAGGAAGATTTGAAACCGCGCGCTCCGATTGTAACTGTAATGGGACACGTTGACCACGGTAAAACATCGCTACTTGACTATATTCGTAAAACGAACGTTATTGCAGGTGAAGCCGGAGGAATTACACAGCACATTGGAGCTTATAATGTAAAACTTGAAAACGGAGAACGTATTACATTCCTTGATACTCCCGGTCACGAAGCATTTACAGCAATGCGTGCACGTGGAGCAAAAGTAACGGATATTGCTATTATTATTGTTGCAGCCGATGACAATGTGATGCCTCAAACAATAGAAGCTATTAATCATGCTTCGGCAGCAAATGTTCCTATCATTTTTGCTATTAATAAAGTGGATAAACCCGGTGCAAATCCTGAAAAAATTAAGGAAACGCTTGCCAGTATGAATTATTTGGTAGAAGATTGGGGTGGAAAATATCAATCACAAGATATTTCGGCAAAACAAGGAACAGGCGTAAATGAACTTCTTGAAAAAGTATTGCTTGAAGCCGAAATGCTCGATTTAAAAGCAAATCCTGATAGAAAAGCCATTGGTTCTATTATTGAATCTTCTTTAGACAAAGGACGCGGATATGTCGCTACAGTTTTAATTGAAAACGGTACATTACGTATGGGCGATATCGTGTTGGCAGGAATCAATTGGGGTAAAATCAAAGCAATGTTCAATGAACGTAATCAACGTATTACGGAAGCAAAACCCGGAGAACCTGTGATTATTCTTGGATTAAACGGAGCGCCTCAGGCAGGTGATAATTTCAATGTAGTAGAATCAGAACACGAAGCGCGCGATATAACAAACAAACGCGAACAACTTCAACGCGAACAAAGTTTACGTACGAAAAAACACTTTACGTTGGACGAATTGGGACGTCGTATTGCTTTAGGAGATTTCAAAGAGTTAAATATCATTGTAAAAGGTGATGTGGACGGTTCCATTGAAGCGTTGTCGGATTCGTTACTGAAACTTTCTACCGAACATATTCAGGTAAATGTTATTCACAAAGCTGTTGGAGCTATTTCCGATTCCGATATACTTCTTGCAGCTGCTTCCAACGCCATTATTGTAGGATTCCAGGTGCGTCCGTCAGCTACAGCTCGCAAATTAGCAGAAAAAGAAGAAATTGATATTCGTCTATATTCTATTATTTACGATGCTATTGAAGAAATCAAAGCTGCTATGGAAGGAATGCTTTCGCCTGAAATCAAGGAAGAAATTACTGCTACCATTGAAGTACGGGAAGTATTCAAAATTACCAAAGTGGGAACTGTTGCCGGAGCTATTGTACGTGAAGGAAAAATAAAACGTACTAATAAAGTTCGTCTTATCCGCGATGGAATTGTGGTTTACACGGGCGATATTGACGCTTTGAAACGTTTCAAAGAAGATGTAAAAGAAGTTGGAACTAATTTTGAATGCGGTATCAGTATCAAAAACTACAACGATATCAAAGTTGGCGATATTATTGAAGGTTTTGAAGAAGTAGAAATAAAACAAACATTATAA
- the rprY gene encoding Transcriptional regulatory protein RprY translates to MNDEKVKILLCEDDENLGMLLREYLQTKGYDADLQPDGEAGYKAFTRNKYDLCVLDVMMPKKDGFALAADIRAMNADVPIIFLTAKSMKEDILQGFKLGADDYLSKPFSMEELLYRIESIMRRVRGKRAKDVVSYQIGKYIFDAQKQTLDLAGEVKKLTTKESELLNLLAANANNILERNYALKTIWVDDNYFNARSMDVYITKLRKLLKDDNNVAIINIHGKGYKLIMPQVKED, encoded by the coding sequence ATGAATGACGAAAAAGTAAAAATTCTGCTATGCGAAGATGATGAAAATCTTGGCATGCTATTACGGGAGTACTTGCAGACAAAAGGATACGATGCCGATCTGCAACCCGACGGAGAAGCCGGCTACAAAGCATTTACACGTAACAAATACGATTTATGCGTATTGGATGTAATGATGCCTAAAAAAGACGGTTTTGCTCTTGCTGCGGACATTAGAGCTATGAATGCAGATGTACCCATTATATTTTTAACTGCTAAGTCAATGAAAGAAGACATTCTGCAAGGGTTTAAGCTTGGAGCTGACGACTATTTGTCAAAACCTTTCAGTATGGAAGAACTTCTTTACCGCATAGAATCTATTATGCGCCGCGTTCGCGGAAAAAGAGCAAAAGATGTGGTTTCTTATCAAATTGGTAAATACATATTTGACGCCCAAAAGCAAACCTTGGATTTAGCCGGAGAAGTTAAAAAACTTACCACCAAAGAATCTGAACTGCTAAATTTGTTGGCTGCTAACGCTAATAATATTTTAGAACGCAATTATGCACTGAAAACCATTTGGGTGGACGATAATTATTTCAATGCACGCAGTATGGATGTGTATATCACAAAACTTCGTAAACTATTGAAGGACGACAATAATGTAGCAATTATCAACATTCACGGTAAAGGTTACAAATTGATTATGCCACAGGTAAAAGAAGATTAA
- a CDS encoding conserved membrane hypothetical protein (Evidence 4 : Unknown function but conserved in other organisms): MIWPAIYVSSGLVKLWYCIIFTVLIEWIILKFFLKEKWGKTFLMSFIGNIISGTIGIYIMPWIMIIWHFFADNLLPNATFDIVNWILTYFFMCLGSVAVEVLAVKIIFRFPFKRLFLPMLVGNALTYILTAILMFTGVIKLNF; encoded by the coding sequence ATGATTTGGCCAGCTATTTATGTATCAAGTGGGCTTGTAAAACTTTGGTATTGTATTATTTTCACTGTTCTTATAGAATGGATTATTCTGAAGTTCTTTTTAAAAGAAAAGTGGGGGAAGACTTTCCTTATGTCTTTCATTGGAAATATAATCTCAGGGACAATTGGGATTTATATTATGCCTTGGATAATGATTATTTGGCATTTTTTTGCTGACAATTTACTGCCAAATGCCACATTCGACATTGTGAATTGGATTTTAACTTATTTTTTTATGTGCTTAGGAAGTGTTGCTGTTGAAGTTTTGGCAGTGAAAATTATTTTCAGGTTTCCTTTTAAAAGATTATTTTTACCAATGCTTGTCGGAAATGCTTTGACATATATTCTTACAGCAATTTTAATGTTCACGGGAGTGATTAAACTAAACTTTTAG
- a CDS encoding conserved hypothetical protein (Evidence 4 : Unknown function but conserved in other organisms) has translation MIKRFEKEPFFIKMSIHSIKIKVTAFLFLLSCFSGVKAQGNLPYVDDKPIHFGFSLGMNFMDFGIIPTDKNNDVNVTSLMPGFSVGAISDLRLSRYFNLRFTPTLNLGQRTLQYTDSTNVNVLSIPLYLPLYIKYSSERNGNFRPYVIAGGGLWWDWGRNKEKPVLLKQFDTILEAGVGCDIYFSFFKLSPELKFAIGLNNMLVPLSQRDTGMISDQDKKYTEALNKLTTKMITLSFNFE, from the coding sequence TTGATAAAACGTTTTGAAAAAGAACCATTCTTTATAAAAATGTCCATCCATTCAATAAAAATTAAAGTTACAGCATTTTTATTTTTACTGAGCTGTTTTTCAGGTGTAAAAGCGCAAGGAAATCTTCCTTATGTTGACGATAAACCAATTCATTTTGGATTTTCATTGGGAATGAATTTTATGGATTTCGGCATTATTCCTACCGATAAAAACAATGATGTAAACGTAACGTCATTAATGCCGGGTTTTTCAGTCGGCGCCATCAGCGATTTGCGCTTAAGTCGCTATTTTAATTTGCGCTTCACTCCTACTCTTAATTTAGGGCAACGGACTTTGCAATACACCGACAGTACAAACGTAAATGTATTGTCCATTCCATTGTATCTTCCGTTATATATAAAATACAGTTCGGAACGAAACGGTAATTTTCGTCCTTATGTAATTGCCGGAGGCGGCTTATGGTGGGATTGGGGAAGAAACAAAGAAAAACCTGTTCTGTTAAAACAATTTGATACGATATTGGAAGCGGGAGTTGGTTGTGATATTTATTTTTCTTTTTTCAAATTGTCTCCGGAATTAAAATTTGCCATTGGATTAAATAATATGCTTGTCCCTCTTAGTCAGCGCGACACGGGAATGATTAGCGACCAAGATAAAAAATACACCGAAGCTCTTAATAAATTAACTACCAAAATGATAACACTTTCGTTTAATTTTGAGTAA
- the rprX gene encoding Sensor protein RprX has translation MRKRTIWILIALMIIAFGALVFLQLRYLRTTSAIAEARFDDAVKGSMLQTVTLLEENEALKYLAQTLDENDYSSKNKKDNEDTGSNYKLAKPGGIRLSTGHGKATIEETSKYLQEKFQRNFSRSKTILDQAVFRWMRDKENKEISERIDLNDLNDILTTIFKNNNIDLPFYYSIVDKRGRVIYQCNKTITTKGKQNTDVYLQELFPSEDHHDAYLKIIFPTKQNFITESYNIFLPSLGVIFLTLAIFIIAIIIIFRQKQLNNMKNDFVNNMTHEFKTPISTISLASQMLQDPSVGKTPATLKHISNVIRDETKRLSLQVEKVLQMSVFERDKTTLKFAETHINELIKEIIGNFSLKVTSKGGKIISNLNAQNDLGFVDEIHFTNVIFNLMDNALKYCDKTPILTIDTWNEKENILISVEDNGIGIKKDDLKKIFEKFYRVSTGNLHNVKGFGLGLAYVKKIVEEHQGTIKVESEPEIGTKFIITIPTLKNF, from the coding sequence ATGAGAAAAAGAACAATTTGGATATTAATTGCTTTGATGATTATTGCTTTTGGAGCGCTTGTTTTTTTGCAATTAAGATATTTACGAACTACTTCTGCCATAGCAGAAGCACGTTTCGATGATGCAGTAAAAGGAAGTATGCTCCAAACCGTTACTCTATTAGAAGAAAATGAAGCGTTAAAATACTTGGCTCAAACATTAGATGAAAACGACTATAGCTCTAAAAACAAAAAAGACAATGAAGATACAGGAAGCAATTATAAACTGGCAAAGCCGGGGGGAATAAGACTTTCTACCGGACACGGAAAAGCTACAATTGAAGAAACATCCAAATATTTACAGGAAAAATTTCAGAGAAACTTTTCACGTTCCAAAACAATTTTAGACCAAGCTGTTTTTCGATGGATGCGTGATAAAGAAAATAAAGAAATCAGTGAGCGCATTGATTTGAATGATTTAAATGACATTTTGACCACCATTTTTAAGAATAATAATATTGATTTACCTTTTTATTATTCCATTGTAGATAAAAGAGGCAGAGTTATATATCAATGTAATAAAACCATTACTACGAAAGGGAAACAGAACACAGATGTTTATTTACAGGAATTATTCCCCAGTGAAGACCATCACGATGCGTATTTAAAAATAATTTTCCCTACAAAGCAAAATTTTATTACTGAATCGTACAACATATTTCTACCTTCGTTAGGTGTTATTTTTCTTACGTTAGCCATTTTTATTATCGCTATCATAATCATTTTCAGGCAGAAACAGCTGAACAACATGAAGAATGATTTTGTTAATAATATGACACACGAGTTCAAAACACCTATATCGACTATATCATTGGCATCGCAAATGCTGCAAGACCCAAGCGTGGGAAAAACACCAGCAACATTGAAACATATTTCCAATGTTATACGCGATGAGACCAAACGATTAAGTTTACAAGTGGAAAAAGTATTGCAAATGTCGGTGTTTGAACGGGATAAAACCACACTTAAATTTGCTGAAACCCATATTAATGAGCTGATAAAGGAAATCATCGGCAATTTTTCACTCAAAGTAACAAGTAAAGGTGGTAAAATTATCTCAAACCTGAATGCGCAAAACGATTTGGGATTTGTAGACGAAATTCATTTTACAAACGTTATCTTCAACTTAATGGATAACGCACTAAAATACTGTGATAAAACTCCTATTCTTACCATAGATACGTGGAACGAAAAAGAAAATATTCTTATAAGTGTGGAAGACAATGGAATAGGAATAAAAAAAGATGATTTAAAAAAGATATTTGAAAAATTCTACCGTGTTTCCACCGGAAATCTGCATAATGTAAAAGGTTTTGGATTAGGACTGGCGTATGTAAAAAAAATAGTGGAAGAACATCAAGGAACCATAAAGGTGGAAAGCGAACCAGAAATAGGCACAAAATTTATAATAACAATACCAACTCTTAAAAATTTTTGA
- a CDS encoding Major facilitator superfamily MFS_1, giving the protein MVKSKWFHLFLSNFLGVFNDNFLKNSIIFIAIGWILPQWMTSSQLISIVSACLVIPYLFFSPIGGKLAMRFSKKSVFRTMKLIEIPIMMLACVSFYFQQVYLAVFAMLLMGTQSCLYSPSKYGLIRDIGGEKGASYGSGMFETMAFLGILLGTFFASLVSDHYSLILLATVLIGVAILGYIVTRTIKVKELPVENTSNTINPIKFVLSNYRFSENFKLINSAVFGASAFWLIGSMLQMNVIIHCRNVLHVSNSLTGVVMASAAVGIALGTAFTGKISKGEVKKGLIILSLSGMIVCLALMLILPLSFGLFLSIVVIFAFLGGMFQVPNLAIIQQANLGRKIGDVIAYLNMVTFLFILISTLLFSITTMLTNENSFAVFGVMMLVCLGVLLYFLFRYPEFREETSKMFK; this is encoded by the coding sequence ATGGTTAAAAGTAAATGGTTTCACTTGTTTTTGAGTAATTTTTTAGGCGTTTTTAATGATAACTTTCTAAAAAACTCAATTATTTTTATTGCAATTGGGTGGATTTTACCGCAATGGATGACATCTTCACAGTTAATTTCCATTGTGTCAGCTTGTTTGGTGATTCCGTATTTGTTTTTTTCTCCCATTGGAGGAAAATTGGCAATGCGTTTCTCAAAAAAGAGTGTTTTCCGTACAATGAAATTGATCGAAATTCCTATTATGATGCTTGCTTGCGTTTCTTTTTATTTTCAACAAGTGTATTTGGCGGTGTTTGCGATGTTGCTTATGGGAACTCAGAGTTGCTTGTATTCCCCGTCTAAATATGGATTAATACGTGATATTGGAGGTGAAAAAGGCGCATCGTATGGCAGTGGAATGTTTGAAACGATGGCTTTTTTGGGCATTTTATTGGGAACATTTTTTGCTTCGTTGGTTTCTGACCATTACTCGTTGATTTTGCTGGCGACAGTTTTAATAGGAGTAGCAATTTTAGGTTATATCGTTACGCGAACTATAAAAGTAAAAGAATTACCCGTTGAAAATACTTCCAATACAATTAATCCGATAAAATTTGTTCTTTCCAATTATCGATTCTCAGAAAACTTTAAATTGATAAACAGCGCTGTATTTGGAGCTTCCGCTTTTTGGTTAATAGGAAGTATGTTACAGATGAACGTGATAATTCATTGCCGGAATGTGCTGCACGTTTCCAATTCGCTTACAGGTGTTGTGATGGCTTCTGCTGCGGTTGGCATTGCTTTGGGTACAGCGTTTACAGGAAAAATATCCAAAGGTGAAGTAAAAAAAGGATTAATTATTCTTTCTTTGAGTGGAATGATTGTTTGTCTTGCTTTAATGCTTATTTTACCTCTTTCTTTCGGTTTATTTTTAAGCATAGTGGTAATTTTTGCTTTTTTAGGAGGAATGTTTCAAGTTCCTAATCTGGCTATAATTCAACAGGCAAATCTTGGTAGAAAAATAGGCGATGTAATTGCCTATCTCAATATGGTTACTTTTCTTTTTATTCTCATAAGTACATTGCTTTTTTCAATTACTACAATGCTTACTAATGAAAATAGTTTTGCTGTTTTTGGTGTAATGATGCTGGTGTGTTTGGGAGTTTTACTTTATTTTTTGTTCCGATATCCGGAATTTAGAGAAGAAACTTCAAAGATGTTCAAATAG